In Streptomyces sp. NBC_00091, the following proteins share a genomic window:
- a CDS encoding ABC transporter substrate-binding protein gives MSVRSAMPGRRQAAAAVFLAAALTLTACGGESGPPSDAKAQAAGEGCIKDFDPAKDYFPVKSTVKHAKNFTLRYEKSYQVLTVNEPFPKGKPESYVLVKCGAPKPELSGELASAQQLTVPVKSLYSASTTHLPLLTETGTLDVLTGVASTANISSAQVIERVKAGRVTEYAKDRTLNAETVIGAKPDALMTQGTDDPQYPKLRQAGIAVVANAEWLEASPLGRAEWVKAMAALTGAEKRAGEVFDTVEGDYRKVAEKGAQAVTAGKPVEVLPGTMHQGTWYMPAGGSYAAQLIKDAGGTYPWAGEAGTGNLQLNFEAVYAKGGEGPVWLVGEKWKNTADAVKADSRYGQLKAVSGGAVWTNTKALGPGGGNDYFERGVLRPDLVLADLFALLHPDQAQGHAFTFYAQVPKA, from the coding sequence TTGTCCGTACGATCCGCCATGCCCGGACGCCGTCAGGCAGCCGCGGCGGTCTTCCTCGCCGCCGCCCTCACGCTCACCGCGTGCGGCGGCGAATCCGGCCCGCCCTCCGATGCCAAGGCCCAGGCCGCCGGTGAGGGCTGCATCAAGGACTTCGACCCGGCCAAGGACTATTTCCCAGTCAAGTCGACGGTGAAGCACGCCAAGAACTTCACGCTCCGGTACGAGAAGAGCTACCAGGTCCTCACCGTCAACGAGCCCTTCCCCAAGGGCAAGCCGGAGTCGTACGTGCTGGTCAAGTGCGGTGCTCCGAAGCCGGAGCTGTCCGGTGAGCTGGCGTCCGCACAGCAGCTCACGGTTCCGGTCAAAAGCCTGTACTCCGCCTCGACCACCCACCTGCCGCTGCTCACCGAAACGGGCACCCTGGACGTCCTGACGGGTGTCGCGAGCACCGCGAACATCTCCTCCGCCCAGGTGATCGAGCGGGTGAAGGCGGGCAGGGTCACCGAGTACGCCAAGGACCGCACCCTCAACGCCGAAACCGTCATCGGGGCCAAGCCGGACGCCCTGATGACCCAGGGCACCGACGACCCCCAGTACCCCAAGCTGCGCCAGGCGGGCATCGCCGTGGTAGCCAACGCCGAGTGGCTGGAGGCCAGTCCGCTGGGGCGCGCCGAGTGGGTCAAGGCGATGGCCGCGCTCACGGGTGCGGAGAAGCGTGCGGGCGAGGTGTTCGACACCGTCGAGGGTGACTACCGGAAGGTCGCCGAGAAGGGGGCGCAGGCGGTCACGGCGGGCAAGCCCGTCGAGGTCCTGCCCGGCACGATGCACCAGGGCACCTGGTACATGCCCGCCGGCGGCAGCTACGCCGCCCAGCTGATCAAGGACGCGGGCGGCACCTACCCGTGGGCCGGCGAAGCGGGCACCGGCAACCTCCAGCTGAACTTCGAGGCCGTGTACGCGAAGGGCGGCGAGGGGCCCGTCTGGCTCGTCGGCGAGAAGTGGAAGAACACCGCGGACGCGGTGAAGGCCGACAGCCGGTACGGGCAGCTGAAGGCGGTCTCCGGCGGAGCGGTCTGGACGAACACGAAGGCGCTGGGACCCGGCGGCGGCAACGACTACTTCGAGCGCGGCGTGCTGCGCCCGGACCTGGTCCTGGCCGACCTCTTCGCGCTGCTCCACCCGGACCAGGCGCAGGGGCACGCCTTCACCTTCTACGCCCAGGTGCCCAAGGCGTGA
- a CDS encoding DUF885 family protein, with product MPHHDVEVVVQPMPDSQRRALAGLFASAPHEADAAGSFRVTLPDTDWTRAQSEQWLSTGFNRTLMPNMAIHEVAPGHASHFRALRRAATDVRRTLHSDAFIEGWAHYCEELALEQGFRDGDPRVAVAVAQDGLRRVTRFACAIGLHTGAMTLSDAAARFTEDVSLAGPAALHEAERGLFDPGYGRYTWGKFAVLDLREQARARWGGGFSLRRFHSALFDLAALVLA from the coding sequence GTGCCGCACCACGACGTCGAGGTGGTCGTCCAGCCGATGCCCGACTCCCAGCGCCGGGCGCTGGCCGGCCTCTTCGCGTCCGCGCCCCACGAGGCCGACGCCGCCGGCAGCTTCCGCGTCACCCTCCCGGACACCGACTGGACGAGGGCGCAGAGCGAGCAGTGGCTGTCGACCGGCTTCAACCGCACCCTGATGCCGAACATGGCCATCCACGAGGTGGCACCCGGGCACGCCAGCCACTTCAGGGCGCTGCGCCGTGCGGCGACCGACGTCCGCCGCACGCTCCACTCCGATGCCTTCATCGAGGGCTGGGCCCACTACTGCGAGGAGCTGGCCCTGGAGCAGGGCTTCCGCGACGGCGACCCGCGCGTCGCCGTCGCGGTCGCGCAGGACGGGCTGCGCAGAGTCACCCGCTTCGCCTGCGCCATCGGACTCCACACCGGAGCCATGACCCTGTCGGACGCGGCGGCGCGGTTCACCGAGGACGTCTCGCTGGCCGGACCCGCGGCCCTGCACGAGGCCGAGCGCGGGCTGTTCGACCCCGGCTACGGCCGTTACACCTGGGGCAAGTTCGCCGTTCTCGACCTGCGCGAGCAGGCCAGGGCCCGCTGGGGCGGCGGCTTCTCACTCCGTCGTTTCCACAGCGCCCTGTTCGACCTGGCCGCCCTGGTGCTCGCCTGA
- a CDS encoding nuclear transport factor 2 family protein — MDFTAIATAFTNHYYSSFDAGGATRHGLATVYRPESMLAWEGRQVQGASDIIAALTKPELGTVKHAVTTVDSQPAPGGGVLVSVTGTLAVDNAHDKPMSFTETFNLQPIPGQPGGFFAYNQIFRLIFS, encoded by the coding sequence ATGGACTTCACCGCTATCGCCACCGCCTTCACCAATCACTACTACTCGTCCTTCGACGCAGGTGGCGCGACCCGCCATGGGCTCGCAACCGTCTACCGGCCCGAGTCGATGCTCGCCTGGGAGGGCCGGCAGGTTCAGGGGGCGTCGGACATCATCGCCGCCCTGACGAAGCCCGAACTCGGCACCGTCAAGCACGCGGTGACCACGGTCGACTCGCAGCCCGCGCCGGGTGGCGGCGTCCTGGTCTCCGTGACCGGCACCCTCGCCGTCGACAACGCCCACGACAAGCCCATGTCGTTCACGGAGACGTTCAACCTGCAGCCGATCCCCGGGCAGCCCGGCGGCTTCTTCGCGTACAACCAGATCTTCCGCCTGATCTTCTCCTGA
- a CDS encoding cupin domain-containing protein, with the protein MVKIWNENNGAAAALVVRPEEAEHVALPHGGGFRLLSDAVDTGGALGANRLTLGEGADGARPHYHALSTELFYVLDGAVEFLVGDTMASVGQGSLVVVPPKVPHAFGAAAGCTADLLAVLTPGVDRFEYFRALGRIQHGLDPFGSLLPEQDRYDVHFLDPTTWQSLRTP; encoded by the coding sequence ATGGTGAAGATCTGGAACGAGAACAACGGAGCGGCCGCCGCGCTGGTCGTGCGGCCCGAGGAAGCCGAACACGTAGCCCTGCCGCACGGCGGCGGCTTCCGGCTGCTGTCGGACGCCGTCGACACCGGTGGCGCACTGGGCGCCAACCGCCTCACCCTCGGTGAGGGCGCGGACGGCGCGCGGCCGCACTACCACGCGCTGTCGACGGAGCTCTTCTATGTGCTCGACGGGGCCGTGGAGTTCCTTGTCGGCGACACGATGGCCTCGGTGGGCCAGGGCAGCTTGGTCGTCGTGCCGCCGAAGGTGCCGCATGCCTTCGGTGCGGCTGCCGGCTGCACCGCGGACCTGCTCGCGGTCCTGACACCGGGCGTCGATCGCTTCGAGTACTTCCGAGCGCTGGGCCGCATCCAGCACGGGCTGGACCCCTTCGGCAGCCTCCTGCCCGAACAGGACCGCTACGACGTACATTTCCTCGACCCCACCACCTGGCAGTCCCTGCGTACCCCGTAG
- a CDS encoding 3-oxoacyl-ACP reductase family protein, translated as MDGKAILVTGGSRGIGAATALRLAERGADVAFTYAADEAAAKEVVRRIEATGRRGIAVKADAGRVDDAAGAVHWAAQTLGRLDVLVNNAGAGVLGPLDALTLADIDRVLAVNVRGTFLASQAAAERMSQGGRIITIGTCMTQRVPGPGGTLYAMSKSALTGLTKALARELGERGITANIVHPGPTDTDMNPADGPYAAPQSAMTALGRFGRPEEIAATVAFLASEEAAYITGAEFSVDGGHAA; from the coding sequence ATGGACGGCAAGGCGATTCTGGTGACGGGCGGCAGCCGGGGCATCGGCGCGGCGACCGCGTTGCGGCTGGCCGAGCGGGGCGCCGATGTGGCCTTCACCTATGCCGCCGACGAAGCAGCGGCGAAGGAAGTGGTCCGCAGGATCGAGGCGACCGGCCGCAGGGGCATCGCCGTCAAGGCCGACGCGGGCAGGGTCGATGACGCGGCGGGAGCAGTGCACTGGGCGGCTCAGACCCTGGGTCGGCTCGACGTGCTCGTCAACAACGCGGGTGCCGGAGTCCTGGGCCCCCTCGACGCGCTTACCTTGGCCGACATCGACCGCGTTCTGGCGGTCAACGTGCGAGGCACTTTCCTCGCCTCGCAGGCCGCGGCGGAACGGATGAGCCAGGGCGGACGGATCATCACCATCGGCACCTGCATGACCCAGCGGGTCCCCGGCCCCGGCGGCACGCTCTACGCGATGAGCAAGTCCGCCCTGACCGGGCTCACCAAAGCTCTCGCCCGCGAACTCGGCGAACGAGGCATTACCGCCAATATCGTCCACCCCGGTCCGACCGACACCGACATGAACCCCGCCGACGGGCCCTACGCCGCCCCCCAGTCCGCGATGACCGCCCTCGGACGGTTCGGACGGCCAGAAGAGATCGCGGCCACGGTCGCCTTCCTCGCGAGCGAAGAAGCCGCCTACATCACCGGTGCCGAGTTCTCCGTCGACGGCGGCCACGCCGCCTGA
- a CDS encoding nucleoside deaminase, translating to MTTPDDHALLRRAIALAAKARAGGNPPFGSLLSGPDGAVLAEEHNTTLTDRDITAHPELKLARWAARELEAATAAETTMYTSCQPCEMCEAVIQQAGLRRVVFALSNEQLLDIRPGSGRPPVPQDGPVLLDEVRAVVEGYYR from the coding sequence ATGACCACACCCGACGACCACGCCCTCCTCCGGCGGGCCATCGCGCTCGCGGCCAAGGCACGCGCGGGCGGCAACCCGCCGTTCGGGTCGCTGCTGTCGGGGCCGGACGGGGCAGTGCTGGCAGAGGAGCACAACACGACCCTCACCGACAGGGACATCACCGCGCACCCGGAACTGAAGCTGGCGAGATGGGCCGCGAGGGAGTTGGAAGCGGCCACGGCGGCGGAAACCACGATGTACACCAGCTGCCAGCCGTGCGAGATGTGCGAGGCGGTCATCCAACAGGCGGGCCTGCGGCGGGTGGTGTTCGCCCTGTCCAACGAACAGCTCCTGGACATCAGGCCGGGCAGCGGCCGGCCGCCCGTGCCGCAGGACGGCCCCGTGCTGCTCGACGAGGTGCGAGCCGTGGTCGAGGGGTACTACCGCTGA
- a CDS encoding LLM class flavin-dependent oxidoreductase → MKIGVNVLNFGPGTDPGVLRSWAQTVEGLGFDLLMLSDHVAITPDVAERYPAPFYEPFTTLSWLSGLTTRVRLGTTVLITPYRHPLLTARMAANLDELSGGRLVLGVGVGWARKEFAALGIPFERRGRLTDDHLRDMRAAWADTASYGNRRIPVWVGGNSDAGLRRAVRLGDAWHPLRCTMPWLREAAERLRAAADEQHLPVPALAPRIALKLAAAPVSGPQRLAGEGTIDQIMDDLDQLRLLGAESVVLDTYNGDPRETCHPQAAWQALATVAAHFYPPRTRTEQT, encoded by the coding sequence GTGAAGATCGGAGTCAACGTCCTCAATTTCGGCCCCGGCACCGACCCGGGAGTCCTTCGAAGCTGGGCCCAGACCGTCGAGGGCCTGGGCTTCGACCTGCTCATGCTCTCGGATCACGTCGCGATCACGCCCGACGTCGCCGAACGCTATCCAGCACCCTTCTACGAGCCCTTCACCACCTTGTCCTGGCTGTCCGGCCTCACCACCCGGGTCCGGCTCGGCACGACGGTCCTCATCACTCCCTACCGGCACCCGCTGCTCACCGCCCGGATGGCGGCCAACCTGGATGAACTGAGCGGGGGTCGGCTGGTCCTCGGCGTGGGGGTGGGCTGGGCGCGGAAGGAGTTCGCCGCCCTCGGGATCCCGTTCGAGCGGCGTGGACGACTGACCGACGACCACCTGCGGGACATGCGGGCGGCCTGGGCGGACACCGCCTCCTATGGAAACCGCAGGATCCCGGTGTGGGTCGGCGGCAACAGCGACGCGGGGCTGCGCCGGGCCGTGCGGCTCGGGGACGCATGGCATCCGCTGCGCTGCACCATGCCGTGGCTGCGCGAAGCCGCGGAAAGGCTGAGGGCGGCGGCGGACGAGCAACACCTCCCCGTGCCCGCCCTGGCCCCCCGCATCGCCCTCAAACTGGCTGCGGCACCGGTCAGCGGACCGCAACGACTCGCCGGTGAGGGCACGATCGACCAGATCATGGACGACCTCGACCAACTGCGGCTGCTGGGCGCCGAGTCCGTCGTCCTCGACACCTACAACGGCGACCCCCGCGAGACATGCCACCCGCAGGCGGCTTGGCAGGCACTCGCCACGGTGGCCGCGCACTTCTACCCACCCCGCACCAGAACGGAGCAGACATGA